One genomic segment of Polynucleobacter sp. MWH-UH2A includes these proteins:
- the rpsB gene encoding 30S ribosomal protein S2 has product MSVTMRQMLEAGCHFGHQTRFWSPKMAPFIFGHRNKIHIINLEKTFPMFQDALKFAKQVAANRGTILFVGTKRQSREIIAEEAARAGMPYIDSRWLGGTLTNFKTVKGSLKRLKDMEVAKEAGDWEKLSKKEALTNDRELDKLQKALGGIKDLNGVPDAIFVVDVGYHKIAITEANKLGIPVIAVVDTNHSPEGVDYVIPGNDDSSKAVTLYARGVADAILEGRANAVQEVLTAVKEGEEEFVEEGKAE; this is encoded by the coding sequence ATGTCAGTAACAATGCGTCAAATGCTGGAAGCTGGTTGCCATTTCGGTCACCAAACTCGCTTCTGGTCCCCAAAGATGGCCCCATTCATTTTCGGTCATCGCAACAAAATCCACATCATCAACTTGGAAAAAACATTTCCAATGTTTCAGGACGCCCTGAAATTTGCAAAACAAGTTGCTGCTAATCGTGGCACGATTTTATTTGTTGGTACAAAGCGTCAGTCACGCGAGATCATTGCTGAAGAAGCTGCTCGTGCTGGTATGCCTTATATCGACAGCCGTTGGTTGGGCGGTACGCTCACTAACTTCAAAACTGTTAAAGGTTCCCTCAAGCGTTTGAAGGATATGGAAGTTGCTAAAGAAGCTGGCGATTGGGAAAAGCTTTCTAAGAAAGAAGCTTTAACAAACGATCGCGAACTCGACAAATTGCAAAAAGCACTCGGTGGTATCAAGGATTTGAATGGCGTTCCTGATGCGATTTTCGTGGTGGACGTTGGCTATCACAAAATTGCGATTACTGAAGCTAACAAGCTTGGTATTCCTGTAATTGCAGTTGTTGATACCAACCACTCACCAGAAGGTGTTGATTACGTTATTCCTGGTAACGACGATTCAAGCAAGGCAGTAACTCTTTACGCACGTGGCGTTGCTGATGCCATCTTGGAAGGCCGTGCAAATGC
- the map gene encoding type I methionyl aminopeptidase: MNSVFTAEKDIQGMREAGRLASEVLDHVAPHVKAGVTTGELDRICHAYMRDVQKTIPAPLNYQPPGYPPFPASICTSVNDVICHGIPGDKVLKSGDVVNLDITVITPDGYYGDTSRMFMVGEVSVMAKRLTQITFECMWLGIAQVKPGASLGDIGHVIQTHAEKAGYSVVREYCGHGIGKVFHQDPQILHYGRPGTGEKLQAGMTFTIEPMINAGRREIRTMPDQWTVKTKDRSLSAQWEHTLLVTNSGVEVLTWSEGSNPPPECVKGLSFRPSAISA; this comes from the coding sequence ATGAATAGTGTATTTACAGCAGAAAAAGACATCCAAGGGATGCGCGAAGCCGGCCGCCTAGCGAGCGAGGTGCTTGATCATGTGGCTCCCCACGTTAAAGCAGGCGTCACCACTGGTGAACTGGATCGCATTTGCCACGCTTACATGCGTGACGTTCAAAAAACCATCCCCGCCCCGCTCAATTACCAACCCCCAGGTTACCCACCTTTTCCGGCGTCGATTTGTACGTCTGTAAATGATGTCATCTGCCACGGAATTCCTGGCGACAAAGTTCTGAAGTCAGGGGATGTTGTCAATCTAGATATCACCGTGATCACTCCCGATGGTTACTACGGGGATACCAGTCGCATGTTCATGGTGGGTGAAGTTTCTGTCATGGCAAAACGACTCACACAAATTACGTTTGAATGCATGTGGCTTGGCATCGCACAGGTTAAACCCGGTGCATCACTTGGCGACATTGGTCACGTGATCCAAACGCACGCTGAAAAAGCGGGGTACTCTGTTGTTCGTGAATACTGTGGCCACGGTATCGGCAAGGTATTTCATCAAGATCCACAAATTCTGCATTACGGCCGTCCTGGTACAGGTGAAAAATTACAAGCTGGCATGACATTCACGATCGAACCCATGATCAACGCAGGTCGCCGTGAAATTCGCACAATGCCAGATCAATGGACCGTAAAGACAAAAGATCGCAGCCTGTCAGCGCAGTGGGAACACACTCTTCTCGTAACTAATAGTGGTGTTGAAGTGCTCACCTGGTCTGAGGGCAGCAACCCTCCGCCAGAATGCGTCAAAGGTCTTTCATTTAGACCTTCTGCTATCAGCGCTTAA